One region of Edaphobacter bradus genomic DNA includes:
- the purE gene encoding 5-(carboxyamino)imidazole ribonucleotide mutase, with amino-acid sequence MGSRNDYAVMRKAVEILTEFGVPHEVRVVSAHRTPDLLFEYAATAAERGLRVIIAGAGGAAHLPGMLAAKTVVPVLGVPIPATALQGMDSLLSIVQMPKGVPVGTLAIGAAGAANAGLFAAEILATTDAALREKLVAWRAARRDEVLEQVVGEEPAAEAGKA; translated from the coding sequence ATGGGAAGCCGCAATGATTATGCGGTGATGCGCAAAGCTGTCGAGATACTGACCGAGTTCGGTGTGCCTCACGAAGTGCGCGTCGTCTCGGCGCATCGGACTCCCGATCTTCTCTTTGAGTACGCGGCTACCGCAGCCGAGCGCGGCCTGCGCGTCATCATCGCTGGAGCAGGCGGAGCGGCGCACCTTCCGGGAATGCTCGCTGCCAAGACCGTCGTCCCCGTGCTGGGAGTTCCGATTCCGGCGACTGCGCTGCAGGGCATGGACTCGCTGCTGAGCATCGTGCAGATGCCGAAGGGAGTTCCCGTCGGCACGCTCGCCATCGGCGCGGCTGGCGCGGCGAACGCAGGTCTCTTCGCAGCCGAGATTCTCGCCACAACCGACGCTGCGCTGCGCGAGAAGCTGGTCGCGTGGCGGGCAGCACGCCGCGATGAGGTGCTGGAGCAGGTCGTCGGCGAAGAACCGGCAGCAGAGGCAGGCAAGGCGTGA